Proteins encoded together in one Osmerus eperlanus chromosome 20, fOsmEpe2.1, whole genome shotgun sequence window:
- the LOC134040593 gene encoding tax1-binding protein 1 homolog A-like isoform X1: MMSSFQVVGSSPNSSVGVMETSNFAHVIFQNVGKSFLPQAPLECCYTLTPYLAPNPKDWVGIFKVGWSTARDYYTFLWSPMPEDYEPGSTVHRTVVFQGYYVPKSDGEFYQFCYVTHTGDIRGASTPFLFRTATPTEELLTVTEDDSNSDILVVTTKSGLLEEAQQERRELLKAMHLLQEEKKLLLEEQRRLARERELERETCSLLRTHNQELLRSSQGLSEEREDVRRRLQAATERVRQLEEDLLGVTQRGLQKETELDCIRDRLKKLLVERDSLESQLKNEKDERDLYKAHLRSTEQENTKLSAELQMLKAVELNREVTIAQFQEELDRLRSCVAQRDSLEKELSTHTADQCARQAEVARLRELLRQAEEQLQASRQQAAMLALELRDSTSARDRTMTELYRARLEADALRASLVDAQAECQRMETQLDRMRSAAQQEVGVGTSSEGVVSEAEAELQREVEELKLRLHMAAEHYKEKYRECQRLRRQVAKLGEAQGESKRNPGALTLTPSPESPTRGSLAVAVLQGMTEKTCAPEPDTEEALTHTDTLSNTHTEEEDRQGAGVGEGESKGRGGEEVGRDVGAGEARGKEGNLEKEERHEGSVGEESWRMGSWVEVENESKSAEENDEGRGVVEDEDGRSVEDEEGRSVEDEDGRSVEDEDGRSVVEVEDGRSVEEVEMMGRSVEEVKMMGRSVEEVEKEQTRSVEEELASMEEKWREQCAINETLKQRLANEEERFRIHMAERAGEVTELKHKLAQALRDKEKLQEELQQCLERQREREEEGSEVKQPVVLRYPLPYPQDPSPPPLVPHRPAELQYGNPYSADCTRDGADGALSPEQMPRPPPEAPTCAPPASAPGATWDRGVVCIQPSRSMSPPDGLEHPPEEPRNVGDGAQPACNHQAGRRNEGRSSFCFDSSGAVHKRCPLCEVIFPPHFEQRSFEQHVESHWKVCPVCSQQFPLDCQQQLFERHVLTHFDGHVLNFDNIE; the protein is encoded by the exons ATGATGTCATCATTCCAAGTGGTGGGTTCGTCCCCCAATAGCAGTGTTGGCGTGATGGAAACATCTAATTTCGCTCACGTCATCTTTCAGAACGTGGGGAAGAGCTTCCTGCCCCAGGCTCCGCTGGAATGTTGCTATACCCTGACACCCTACCTCGCCCCCAATCCCAAAGATTGGGTGGGCATCTTTAAG GTGGGTTGGAGCACAGCCAGGGACTACTACACCTTCCTCTGGTCTCCCATGCCAGAGGACTATGAACCTGGTAGCACCGTACACAGGACCGTGGTGTTCCAAG GCTACTATGTTCCCAAGAGTGATGGGGAGTTCTACCAGTTCTGCTACGTCACCCACACGGGGGACATCCGAGGCGCCAGCACGCCCTTCCTGTTCCGCACGGCCACGCCCACCGAGGAGCTGCTCACCGTCACCGAGGACGACAGCAACTCCGACATCCTGGTCGTCACCACCAAGAGCGGCCTGCTGGAG GAGGCACAGCAGGAGCGGCGGGAGCTGCTGAAGGCCATGCACCtcctgcaggaggagaagaagctgctgctggaggagcagaggcgtctggccagggagagggagctggagagggagacatgcagcCTCCTGCGCACCCACAACCag GAGCTGCTGCGCTCCTCCCAGGGCCTGTCTGAGGAGCGGGAGGACGTGAGGAGGAGGCTGCAGGCGGCCACGGAGCGCGTGCGCCAGCTGGAGGAAGACCTGCTGGGCGTCACCCAGAGAGGCCTGCAGAAGGAGACCGAGCTGGACTG CATCAGGGATCGTCTGAAGAAGCTGCTGGTGGAGAGGGACAGCCTGGAGAGCCAGCTGAAGAACGAGAAGGACGAGAGAGATCTCTACAAG gcccaCCTGCGCAGCACGGAGCAGGAGAACACCAAGCTGAGTGCAGAGCTGCAGATGCTGAAGGCGGTGGAGCTGAACAGGGAGGTGACCATCGCTCAGTTCCAGGAGGAGCTGGACCGCCTCCGGTCCTGCGTGGCCCAGAGAGACAGCCTGGAGAAGGagctcagcacacacactgcggaccag tgtgcgcgGCAGGCCGAGGTGGCGCGCCTGCGCGAGCTGCTGCGTCAGGCCGAGGAGCAGCTGCAGGCGTCCCGCCAGCAGGCGGCCATGTTGGCGCTGGAGCTGCGCGACTCCACCAGCGCCCGCGACCGCACCATGACGGAGCTGTACCGCGCCCGCCTGGAGGCCGACGCCCTGCGCGCCAGCCTGGTCGACGCCCAGGCCGAGTGCCAGCGCATGGAGACTCAGCTGGACCGCATGAGGAGCGCCGCCCAGCAGGaagtg ggcgtGGGCACCTCGTCAGAGGGCGTGGTGTCGGAGGCGGAGGCCGAGCTCCagcgggaggtggaggagttgaAGCTCCGCCTCCACATGGCGGCCGAGCACTACAAGGAGAAGTACCGGGAGTGTCAGAGGCTGCGCCGGCAGGTGGCCAAGCTCGGCGAGGCTCAGGGG GAGTCCAAAAGAAATCCTGGGGCTTTGACACTTACTCCCAGTCCGGAGTCACCTacaagag ggagcctggctgttGCTGTGCTCCAGGGAATGACTGAGAAGACCTGTGCTCCTGAACCCGACACGGAAgaggcgctcacacacaccgacacactctccaacacacacacagaggaggaggatagacaGGGCGCCGgggttggagagggggagagtaaggggcggggaggagaggaggtgggaagaGACGTAGGTGCAGGAGAGGCGAGGGGGAAAGAAGGGAActtggagaaggaagagaggcatGAAGGGAGcgtgggagaggagagctggaggatggggagttgggtggaggtggagaacgAGAGCAAGAGCGCGGAGGAGAACGACGAAGGAAGGGGCgtggtggaggatgaggatgggaggagcgtggaggatgaggaggggaggagcgtGGAGGATGAGGACGGGAGGAGCGTGGAGGATGAGGACGGGAGGagcgtggtggaggtggaggatgggaggagcgtggaggaggtggagatgatggggaggagcgtggaggag gtgaagatgaTGGGGAGGagcgtggaggaggtggagaaagaacagacccgctcggtggaggaggagctggcgaGCATGGAGGAGAAGTGGAGGGAGCAGTGTGCCATCAACGAGACCCTCAAGCAACGCCTGGCCAATGAGGAGGAGCGCTTCAGA ATCCACATGGCCGAGCGGGCCGGCGAGGTGACAGAGCTCAAGCACAAGCTGGCTCAGGCCCTCAGAGACAAGGAGAAACTCCAGGAG GAACTGCAGCAGTGTctggaaagacagagggagcgtgaggaggaggggtcagaggtcaagcaGCCCGTGGTGCTACGctaccccctcccctacccccaggacccctcccctccaccactggtGCCACACAGGCCTGCAGAGCTGCAGTACGGAAACCCCTACTCTGCTGACTGCACCCGAG ACGGAGCAGATGGCGCCCTCTCCCCTGAGCAGATGCCCCGGCCCCCCCCGGAGGCCCCTACCTGCGCCCCCCCCGCCTCGGCCCCGGGGGCCACCTGGGACAGAGGGGTGGTCTGCATCCAGCCCTCCCGCAGCATGAGCCCCCCCGACGGCCTGGAGCACCCCCCTGAGGAGCCCCGCAAC GTCGGTGACGGGGCTCAGCCAGCGTGCAATCATCAAGCTGGCCGACGCAACGAAGGAAGGAGCAGCTTCTGCTTTGactccag TGGGGCCGTGCACAAGCGCTGCCCGCTGTGCGAGGTGATCTTCCCGCCGCACTTCGAGCAGCGCAGCTTCGAGCAGCACGTGGAGAGCCACTGGAAGGTGTGTCCCGTCTGCTCCCAGCAGTTCCCCCTCGACTGCCAGCAGCAGCTCTTCGAGAGGCACGTGCTCACGCACTTCGACGGCCACGTGCTCAACTTCGACAACATCGAgtag
- the LOC134040593 gene encoding tax1-binding protein 1 homolog A-like isoform X2, protein MMSSFQVVGSSPNSSVGVMETSNFAHVIFQNVGKSFLPQAPLECCYTLTPYLAPNPKDWVGIFKVGWSTARDYYTFLWSPMPEDYEPGSTVHRTVVFQGYYVPKSDGEFYQFCYVTHTGDIRGASTPFLFRTATPTEELLTVTEDDSNSDILVVTTKSGLLEEAQQERRELLKAMHLLQEEKKLLLEEQRRLARERELERETCSLLRTHNQELLRSSQGLSEEREDVRRRLQAATERVRQLEEDLLGVTQRGLQKETELDCIRDRLKKLLVERDSLESQLKNEKDERDLYKAHLRSTEQENTKLSAELQMLKAVELNREVTIAQFQEELDRLRSCVAQRDSLEKELSTHTADQCARQAEVARLRELLRQAEEQLQASRQQAAMLALELRDSTSARDRTMTELYRARLEADALRASLVDAQAECQRMETQLDRMRSAAQQEVGVGTSSEGVVSEAEAELQREVEELKLRLHMAAEHYKEKYRECQRLRRQVAKLGEAQGESKRNPGALTLTPSPESPTRGSLAVAVLQGMTEKTCAPEPDTEEALTHTDTLSNTHTEEEDRQGAGVGEGESKGRGGEEVGRDVGAGEARGKEGNLEKEERHEGSVGEESWRMGSWVEVENESKSAEENDEGRGVVEDEDGRSVEDEEGRSVEMMGRSVEEVKMMGRSVEEVEKEQTRSVEEELASMEEKWREQCAINETLKQRLANEEERFRIHMAERAGEVTELKHKLAQALRDKEKLQEELQQCLERQREREEEGSEVKQPVVLRYPLPYPQDPSPPPLVPHRPAELQYGNPYSADCTRDGADGALSPEQMPRPPPEAPTCAPPASAPGATWDRGVVCIQPSRSMSPPDGLEHPPEEPRNVGDGAQPACNHQAGRRNEGRSSFCFDSSGAVHKRCPLCEVIFPPHFEQRSFEQHVESHWKVCPVCSQQFPLDCQQQLFERHVLTHFDGHVLNFDNIE, encoded by the exons ATGATGTCATCATTCCAAGTGGTGGGTTCGTCCCCCAATAGCAGTGTTGGCGTGATGGAAACATCTAATTTCGCTCACGTCATCTTTCAGAACGTGGGGAAGAGCTTCCTGCCCCAGGCTCCGCTGGAATGTTGCTATACCCTGACACCCTACCTCGCCCCCAATCCCAAAGATTGGGTGGGCATCTTTAAG GTGGGTTGGAGCACAGCCAGGGACTACTACACCTTCCTCTGGTCTCCCATGCCAGAGGACTATGAACCTGGTAGCACCGTACACAGGACCGTGGTGTTCCAAG GCTACTATGTTCCCAAGAGTGATGGGGAGTTCTACCAGTTCTGCTACGTCACCCACACGGGGGACATCCGAGGCGCCAGCACGCCCTTCCTGTTCCGCACGGCCACGCCCACCGAGGAGCTGCTCACCGTCACCGAGGACGACAGCAACTCCGACATCCTGGTCGTCACCACCAAGAGCGGCCTGCTGGAG GAGGCACAGCAGGAGCGGCGGGAGCTGCTGAAGGCCATGCACCtcctgcaggaggagaagaagctgctgctggaggagcagaggcgtctggccagggagagggagctggagagggagacatgcagcCTCCTGCGCACCCACAACCag GAGCTGCTGCGCTCCTCCCAGGGCCTGTCTGAGGAGCGGGAGGACGTGAGGAGGAGGCTGCAGGCGGCCACGGAGCGCGTGCGCCAGCTGGAGGAAGACCTGCTGGGCGTCACCCAGAGAGGCCTGCAGAAGGAGACCGAGCTGGACTG CATCAGGGATCGTCTGAAGAAGCTGCTGGTGGAGAGGGACAGCCTGGAGAGCCAGCTGAAGAACGAGAAGGACGAGAGAGATCTCTACAAG gcccaCCTGCGCAGCACGGAGCAGGAGAACACCAAGCTGAGTGCAGAGCTGCAGATGCTGAAGGCGGTGGAGCTGAACAGGGAGGTGACCATCGCTCAGTTCCAGGAGGAGCTGGACCGCCTCCGGTCCTGCGTGGCCCAGAGAGACAGCCTGGAGAAGGagctcagcacacacactgcggaccag tgtgcgcgGCAGGCCGAGGTGGCGCGCCTGCGCGAGCTGCTGCGTCAGGCCGAGGAGCAGCTGCAGGCGTCCCGCCAGCAGGCGGCCATGTTGGCGCTGGAGCTGCGCGACTCCACCAGCGCCCGCGACCGCACCATGACGGAGCTGTACCGCGCCCGCCTGGAGGCCGACGCCCTGCGCGCCAGCCTGGTCGACGCCCAGGCCGAGTGCCAGCGCATGGAGACTCAGCTGGACCGCATGAGGAGCGCCGCCCAGCAGGaagtg ggcgtGGGCACCTCGTCAGAGGGCGTGGTGTCGGAGGCGGAGGCCGAGCTCCagcgggaggtggaggagttgaAGCTCCGCCTCCACATGGCGGCCGAGCACTACAAGGAGAAGTACCGGGAGTGTCAGAGGCTGCGCCGGCAGGTGGCCAAGCTCGGCGAGGCTCAGGGG GAGTCCAAAAGAAATCCTGGGGCTTTGACACTTACTCCCAGTCCGGAGTCACCTacaagag ggagcctggctgttGCTGTGCTCCAGGGAATGACTGAGAAGACCTGTGCTCCTGAACCCGACACGGAAgaggcgctcacacacaccgacacactctccaacacacacacagaggaggaggatagacaGGGCGCCGgggttggagagggggagagtaaggggcggggaggagaggaggtgggaagaGACGTAGGTGCAGGAGAGGCGAGGGGGAAAGAAGGGAActtggagaaggaagagaggcatGAAGGGAGcgtgggagaggagagctggaggatggggagttgggtggaggtggagaacgAGAGCAAGAGCGCGGAGGAGAACGACGAAGGAAGGGGCgtggtggaggatgaggatgggaggagcgtggaggatgaggaggggaggagc gtggagatgatggggaggagcgtggaggag gtgaagatgaTGGGGAGGagcgtggaggaggtggagaaagaacagacccgctcggtggaggaggagctggcgaGCATGGAGGAGAAGTGGAGGGAGCAGTGTGCCATCAACGAGACCCTCAAGCAACGCCTGGCCAATGAGGAGGAGCGCTTCAGA ATCCACATGGCCGAGCGGGCCGGCGAGGTGACAGAGCTCAAGCACAAGCTGGCTCAGGCCCTCAGAGACAAGGAGAAACTCCAGGAG GAACTGCAGCAGTGTctggaaagacagagggagcgtgaggaggaggggtcagaggtcaagcaGCCCGTGGTGCTACGctaccccctcccctacccccaggacccctcccctccaccactggtGCCACACAGGCCTGCAGAGCTGCAGTACGGAAACCCCTACTCTGCTGACTGCACCCGAG ACGGAGCAGATGGCGCCCTCTCCCCTGAGCAGATGCCCCGGCCCCCCCCGGAGGCCCCTACCTGCGCCCCCCCCGCCTCGGCCCCGGGGGCCACCTGGGACAGAGGGGTGGTCTGCATCCAGCCCTCCCGCAGCATGAGCCCCCCCGACGGCCTGGAGCACCCCCCTGAGGAGCCCCGCAAC GTCGGTGACGGGGCTCAGCCAGCGTGCAATCATCAAGCTGGCCGACGCAACGAAGGAAGGAGCAGCTTCTGCTTTGactccag TGGGGCCGTGCACAAGCGCTGCCCGCTGTGCGAGGTGATCTTCCCGCCGCACTTCGAGCAGCGCAGCTTCGAGCAGCACGTGGAGAGCCACTGGAAGGTGTGTCCCGTCTGCTCCCAGCAGTTCCCCCTCGACTGCCAGCAGCAGCTCTTCGAGAGGCACGTGCTCACGCACTTCGACGGCCACGTGCTCAACTTCGACAACATCGAgtag